The genomic stretch CCGACTCCCTGACCTCGTATCGCGCCTCCGGTCCGGGCATGTGGTCGGCGATCTCGTCGAGCAGCACATCGGGGTACGGCTCCAGCCAGCTCGGTTCCGCTCGGCGGTGCGACGGCTCGGGCAACGGGACCTCCGGTCGGTAGGCCGGATGCGGACGACGTGCGCCGGCGCGCAGTGCGTTGAGACAGCGGTTGGTCGCGATGCGGTAGAGCCACGTCCGCAGCGACGCGCGTTCCTCGTAGCCGCCGATCCCGCGCCATGCCGCCAGCAACGTCTCCTGCAGCAGATCCTCGGCGTCCTGCACGGAGCCGAGGATGCGGTAACAGTGCACCTGGAGCTCACGTCGGTATGGCTCGACGATCTCACGGAACGCCTCACCATCTCCTCCCCGCGCCAGAGCCAGCAGATCTTCGGCCGAGCGCTGGGCAGGGGCCGAGGCGTCGGTTTGCGGCGGGATCCCTCGCATGTTGGCTCCTTGCTCTCCTGCGGTCCATCTCACATGGATGGACACCACCGGTGCCGGAAAGTGGTCGCAGGAGGTGTTTGTGCTGGTGGATGGGCTCGCGATCAGCGGCGACCCAGGCTCAGACGTGCAAGGGGATGGTTGGGGCCCAAACTTTACCCGTTATTGGGATGCCCGTTATGGTGGTCCGTCAAGATCCAATCGCGTCATGAGGTTGAAGTATGGAACGCAAGAAGCTCACATCCGCTCTGCTCGTACCTGCCGCGGCGGCCGGCCTGCTGCTGGCCCCGGCAACGACCGCCTCCGCACAGGCCAGTGTGGCCACCACCGTGACCAAGGCTGCCTCCGCGTCGGCAGGAGCCTATGTCGAGCGTGACAGCGTCAGGTGCTCCAAGCCCAGGAACCAGTTCGCCAACTACTCCTGGGGTGAGGGCAACACCAGTGTGACCATTTACTTCAACAACCACTGCAGCCACAGGGTCAGTGTCCGGATCAAGTTCGTGAGGAAGGGCTCGGTCGGCGACCAGGCCGCCAAGTACCGCTGCATGACGGTCAACGCCAAGACCAAGGGCAAGAAGAAGTTCTACGCCGCCGTCTACAAGCCGTATTCCGTGACCCGGGTCAAGAGCTGCTAGCGAGCCGCGGGCGGTAGGCGCCCAGGTGCGGCCCGGCGACCGTGGGGCCGCCGGGCCGGACGCCTGCACGTCAGGGATTGGCGATACCGAGGTTGACCGGCAAGGTCAGCGGGCCGATCGTGAAGAACGACGGCGAGTACGCAATGTCGTCGGGGTCGATCGCGAGGCTGAGCCCCGGCAGCCGCCGGTACAGCGAGGCCAGCGCCAACCGGCTCTCCATCCGGGCCAGCGGCGCCCCGATGCAATACCGGGGGCCGTGGCCGAAGCCGAGATGTCCGGTCTGCTCGCGGGTGAGGTCGAACTGGTTCGCGCTCTCGCCGTACTCCGCCGGGTCGATGCCACTCGCCTGGTAGACCACGCCCACCGCCTTGCCTTTGGGGATGTGCACCCCGGCGATGGTCACGTCCTCGGCCGTGAAACGGAAGCTGGTCATCATCACCGAGTGGCGGTAGCGCAGGGTCTCCTCGACCACGTCGGCCCACCGGTCCTCGGCCTTGGCCAGCGCGAGCTGGCCGGGGTTCTGTGCCAGCGCCACGATGGCGTGCCCGAGCAGGTGGACGGTGGTCTCGTGGCCGGCGACGAGCATGAGCCACAACACGCCGACCAGTTCGTCGGTGGTGAGCTTGTCCCCCTCGTCGCGGGCCTGAACCAGGCCGGAGGTGAGGTCCTCGCCCGGCTCCCGCTGCTTGCGCTCCACCAGATCGTGCAGGAAGGCCTGAAGGTCGTTCTGCGTGGCGAACGCCACCTCCGGCGGAGTGGTGTGCGCCAGCAGCGTGGAGGTCCAGTTCCGCAGCCGCAGCCGGTCCTCGGCCGACACGCCGAACAACTCGCAGATCACCCACATCGGCAGCGCCTCGGTGAAGGCGGGGACCAGGTCGACGCCGTCGCCTGCGGCCACCACGTCATCCAGCAGCCCATCGACGATCTGCTGGATCCGCGGCTCCATGGCCTGCACCCGGGCCGGTGTGAACGCCCTGCCGACCAGGCTGCGCAGCCGCTTGTGATCGCCTCCGTCCACGGTGGACAGGTGACCTCCCTGAATGATGGCGCGGAGCGGCCAGTCTTCGGGAATCGATCCGTCGTAGAGAGCAGGCCAGTGTTCGGGAGCCCTGAGGAAGGTCTTGTTGTCCCCGGCGAGGATCTCGCGTACGGCCTTGTGGGTCAGCGCCAGGTAGGCGGGCACGCCCCCTGGGAATTCCACCTCGACCACGGGAGCGATCTCCCGTATCCGGATGCAGGTGTCGAGCGGGTGTTCGTCCGCGGCGGGGAAGGAGGGGAGGTTCGTTGCCATGAGACCCCTTGGGGAGGAAGCCGGTAGGTGATCTCATCACATATCGGTTGTGATCTTCGATCAACACCACACGAAGATCAGTAATGTGATCGCTACCTGGCGTTCATGCGGTCTCGCCGTGGACGTCAGGACCGCTCGACCTCAAAGGTGCTGCAACCCCCGGCCAGGATGGTCCCCTTGATGGTGGAGGGTCGGTCCTGGGTGAGCGTCGCGCGCAGGTCGACCATGACATACTCGCCCGGCCGGTCGATCCAGCGCTCGCCCTTCAGCTCCAGGACCCGTCCGTCCAGCCGGCCGCTCATGGCGAAGGAGCCGGAGGGCACGCCGGGGTTGCTGGGGTCGGCCTCGAAGGCGAAGACGGCCTCCAGTTCGTCCGACGACGTCTCCTTGATCGTGAGCTCAAGAGCGGTCTTGCCCTGGTTGCACAGGTACGTGCCGGTCCACCGGCCGGCCACCGAGACGCGCCCGGCTGGCGGAGTCGCCACGACGGCGCTGGGGGTGGCGACCGCGACCGGTTCCGGTTGCCGCTGATTGAGCAGGAGCACCACAGCGGTGGCACCCGCCGCGAGCAAGATCACGATCCCGGCGGTCAGCCCGACCACCAGGCCGGTCGAGCTCTTCGACGGGACAGGCGCTGCGGCATAAGCAGGAGGTCCGGCATAGGCAGGCGGCGGGGCATAAGCGGGCGATGGGGCATAAGCGGGCGGCGGCCCGGCGAAGTCGGGCCGGCCCGGCACTGCTCCGTGCAGGAACGCCAGCACCTCCTGCGCGGTCGGCCGGTATTCGGGCTGCTTGGCCAGACATCGGTCCAGGAT from Nonomuraea polychroma encodes the following:
- a CDS encoding serine/threonine protein kinase, translated to MDGVQALTGADPAQLGEYALVGVLSRGRQSAVYLGRSANGYAAIKLLPAADAETQRAVAAAQQVTEPSSARVLTAGMYGDRLYVVSEYVQGVPLAQVIRQEGPRDAGQLHWLATTTMAALAAMHRAGIAHLDFSPAMVLLGPEGPKVIGFGIPRPPEPGFVPAYLSPEQVAGHPAGPASDLFSWAVTMIYAGTGMSAFGEDSVAAVSHRVLHTPVDLSRMPPPLQPILDRCLAKQPEYRPTAQEVLAFLHGAVPGRPDFAGPPPAYAPSPAYAPPPAYAGPPAYAAAPVPSKSSTGLVVGLTAGIVILLAAGATAVVLLLNQRQPEPVAVATPSAVVATPPAGRVSVAGRWTGTYLCNQGKTALELTIKETSSDELEAVFAFEADPSNPGVPSGSFAMSGRLDGRVLELKGERWIDRPGEYVMVDLRATLTQDRPSTIKGTILAGGCSTFEVERS
- a CDS encoding cytochrome P450 family protein, whose protein sequence is MATNLPSFPAADEHPLDTCIRIREIAPVVEVEFPGGVPAYLALTHKAVREILAGDNKTFLRAPEHWPALYDGSIPEDWPLRAIIQGGHLSTVDGGDHKRLRSLVGRAFTPARVQAMEPRIQQIVDGLLDDVVAAGDGVDLVPAFTEALPMWVICELFGVSAEDRLRLRNWTSTLLAHTTPPEVAFATQNDLQAFLHDLVERKQREPGEDLTSGLVQARDEGDKLTTDELVGVLWLMLVAGHETTVHLLGHAIVALAQNPGQLALAKAEDRWADVVEETLRYRHSVMMTSFRFTAEDVTIAGVHIPKGKAVGVVYQASGIDPAEYGESANQFDLTREQTGHLGFGHGPRYCIGAPLARMESRLALASLYRRLPGLSLAIDPDDIAYSPSFFTIGPLTLPVNLGIANP